Proteins co-encoded in one Chitinophagales bacterium genomic window:
- a CDS encoding acyl-CoA dehydrogenase family protein: MSNYYFTEEHELFRQSFRAFLEKEAVPHINEWEENRRIPRDIWKKMGEMGFLGLSYPEEYGGMGLDFFYDVVFNEELGRTNSGGFAITQQVTQYMSGPYVLKYGSEELKQKYLPGIISGDLICSIGITEPGAGSDAANIQTRAVKNGDHYVVNGSKTFITNGVYGDFIVTVVKTNPELGSAGVSLLVIDRNTEGVSARKLKKLGWHASDTAELSFDNVKVPAMNLIGEEGKGFYYLMNGLQLERLCAVPAGVSAMEWAIDQALQYMSEREAFGRPINKFQVLRHRIAQMASEVEALKAFTYHCCKMYGDGIYDVKLCSMAKLLATELHEKVATQCLQMYGGYGFMEEYPMARMYRDVRVGTIGGGSSEIMREIIAKIVIDGHGYQKASVKNENQNKKIAADGTAKPKAAANANPSNGSVNGALKVEDILPAIQAQAAKAEPLGNTLKFDFGGEQLFIDGTGAQNVVSASDGEADCSVKLSLVDFVALTKGELNPMSAVMSGQVRIEGDMMVAMKLQELFV, from the coding sequence ATGAGCAATTATTATTTTACCGAAGAACATGAACTATTCAGACAGAGCTTTCGGGCTTTTTTGGAGAAAGAAGCCGTTCCACACATCAATGAGTGGGAAGAAAACAGACGAATCCCAAGAGATATTTGGAAGAAAATGGGGGAAATGGGCTTTTTAGGTTTGTCTTATCCAGAGGAATATGGCGGAATGGGATTGGATTTTTTCTACGATGTGGTCTTCAATGAAGAATTGGGACGCACCAATTCGGGTGGTTTTGCGATTACCCAACAGGTGACGCAGTATATGTCTGGGCCTTACGTTTTGAAGTATGGTTCGGAGGAATTGAAGCAAAAATATTTGCCAGGCATCATCAGTGGCGATTTGATTTGTTCGATTGGAATTACCGAGCCAGGAGCAGGTTCGGATGCTGCAAACATTCAAACGAGAGCTGTCAAAAATGGCGATCATTATGTGGTGAATGGCTCTAAGACTTTTATTACCAATGGGGTGTATGGTGATTTCATTGTGACGGTGGTGAAAACCAACCCAGAATTGGGTTCGGCTGGCGTGAGTTTGTTGGTCATTGATAGAAATACGGAAGGAGTTTCTGCTCGCAAATTGAAGAAATTGGGTTGGCACGCTTCGGACACTGCGGAGTTGAGCTTTGACAATGTGAAAGTACCAGCCATGAATTTGATTGGGGAAGAAGGCAAGGGTTTTTACTATTTGATGAACGGCTTGCAATTGGAGCGTTTGTGTGCCGTGCCTGCGGGCGTTTCTGCAATGGAATGGGCAATTGATCAAGCCCTTCAATACATGTCAGAACGGGAGGCTTTTGGCAGACCAATTAACAAATTTCAGGTTTTGCGGCATAGAATCGCACAGATGGCGAGTGAGGTGGAGGCATTGAAGGCTTTTACTTACCATTGCTGCAAAATGTATGGCGATGGCATTTATGATGTCAAATTGTGTTCGATGGCGAAACTGTTGGCGACTGAATTGCACGAAAAAGTGGCAACTCAATGCCTGCAAATGTATGGGGGCTATGGCTTTATGGAGGAATACCCAATGGCGAGAATGTATCGGGATGTTCGTGTTGGTACGATTGGGGGTGGTTCGTCGGAGATTATGCGAGAGATTATTGCCAAGATTGTGATTGATGGACATGGCTATCAAAAAGCAAGCGTCAAGAATGAAAATCAAAATAAAAAAATAGCTGCAGATGGCACTGCAAAACCCAAAGCTGCTGCAAATGCAAATCCTTCAAACGGTTCTGTAAATGGTGCATTGAAGGTGGAGGATATTCTTCCTGCTATTCAAGCGCAAGCTGCAAAAGCGGAACCTTTGGGCAATACTTTGAAGTTTGACTTTGGTGGAGAGCAATTGTTCATTGACGGAACGGGGGCGCAGAATGTGGTTTCGGCAAGTGATGGCGAGGCGGATTGTTCGGTGAAATTGTCTTTGGTCGATTTCGTTGCTTTGACCAAAGGAGAGCTGAATCCTATGAGTGCGGTGATGAGTGGTCAGGTTCGCATTGAAGGGGATATGATGGTGGCGATGAAATTGCAGGAACTATTTGTGTAA
- a CDS encoding TIR domain-containing protein — protein sequence MTDSDDPLPSLSSLYDVFISFSVKDRIFVKDLYEMLVSQLNIQPWYSGEKLRGKYPSWLLYDINKAIRQSKYCIAVFSRNTIDSKWFYAEVGGFFAKETLHQRRIIPILYEMNYEEFLYYFPLFADRFAITEYHNFEAIGKQILKFIFGDQSIIKSDAFQPIEDSKNWIRTKTGLYVSSHNIITSSKEISRKDADYSISYQQNELISNDSLFEIHRVHANIFQLLDQNYFLKMTMEKFFSTITTSKQAEFSPSSSVIYDSLMRRNII from the coding sequence ATGACTGACTCAGACGACCCTCTGCCGTCCCTTTCCTCTCTCTATGATGTTTTTATTTCTTTTTCTGTAAAAGACAGAATCTTCGTAAAAGATTTATACGAGATGCTGGTTTCTCAACTCAACATACAACCGTGGTACTCTGGCGAAAAACTCAGAGGCAAATATCCAAGTTGGCTACTCTACGACATTAATAAAGCCATTCGACAATCAAAGTATTGTATTGCTGTATTTAGCAGAAATACCATTGACAGTAAATGGTTTTATGCTGAAGTAGGCGGTTTCTTTGCAAAGGAGACGCTTCATCAAAGGAGAATCATTCCCATTTTGTACGAAATGAATTACGAAGAATTTTTGTACTATTTCCCATTATTCGCAGATAGATTTGCGATTACTGAGTATCACAATTTTGAAGCTATTGGTAAACAAATTTTAAAATTTATCTTTGGAGATCAATCTATTATAAAAAGTGATGCTTTTCAGCCTATCGAAGATTCAAAGAATTGGATACGTACGAAGACGGGCTTGTATGTGTCTTCTCACAACATTATTACATCTTCAAAGGAAATAAGTAGAAAAGATGCAGATTATTCGATTTCGTATCAACAGAATGAATTGATTTCTAACGACTCTCTCTTTGAGATACATCGAGTTCATGCAAATATATTTCAACTACTTGATCAAAATTATTTTTTGAAAATGACTATGGAGAAGTTCTTCTCTACCATTACAACTTCAAAGCAAGCTGAATTTTCGCCAAGTTCTTCGGTGATTTATGATTCACTCATGCGGCGAAATATTATCTAA
- a CDS encoding T9SS type A sorting domain-containing protein, which yields MRFSTLILTAVFLVVASFSSLLAQNLEIYVSDAGNFNLPPWQILKFDENGENPEVFISESLAWPQDILFLEDQGIVLISNFSTNRINKYDAKDGHYLGIFKTGISGPTRMKIGADGLLYVLQWSGTGRVKRYQLDGTFVGDFTNVGVPESIGLDWDKDGNLYVSSYYDGLVHKFGVNGEDLGLFINSNLMGPTNIWFDANGDLLVLDYDGTSVKRFNSEGVYQGSFIGGLSKTEGVDFFPNGNILIGNGATSSVKMYDSEGNYIKDLVPSGSANLKNPNAVIIRDPTSVAIEEVDFAANFVTPTVGTNFNFISQNSLNFDWIEVFSTSGTFVERIEMKNHSIWNASEYAEGLYILVAKRGNKVVATQKVLVQH from the coding sequence ATGAGATTTTCAACCTTAATTTTGACAGCAGTTTTTCTAGTAGTAGCTTCTTTTTCAAGTCTTTTGGCTCAGAATTTAGAAATTTATGTCAGCGATGCGGGTAACTTCAATCTTCCACCATGGCAAATATTGAAATTTGATGAAAATGGAGAAAATCCAGAAGTGTTTATCAGTGAAAGTTTGGCTTGGCCACAAGACATTTTATTTTTGGAAGACCAAGGCATTGTGCTGATTTCCAACTTTAGTACCAATCGAATCAATAAATATGATGCCAAGGATGGGCATTATTTGGGGATTTTCAAAACGGGTATTAGTGGGCCTACGAGAATGAAAATTGGGGCAGACGGCTTGCTATATGTATTGCAGTGGAGTGGAACAGGAAGAGTGAAACGCTATCAATTGGATGGAACTTTTGTGGGCGATTTTACCAATGTTGGCGTTCCTGAAAGTATCGGCTTGGATTGGGATAAGGATGGGAATTTGTATGTTTCGTCATACTATGACGGTTTGGTTCACAAGTTTGGAGTCAATGGCGAAGATTTGGGCTTATTTATCAACTCCAATTTGATGGGACCGACCAATATTTGGTTTGATGCGAATGGAGATTTGTTGGTGTTGGATTATGACGGAACATCCGTCAAACGATTCAATTCAGAAGGAGTGTATCAAGGTTCTTTTATTGGGGGCTTGAGTAAGACAGAGGGAGTTGATTTTTTTCCGAATGGCAATATTTTGATAGGAAACGGCGCAACAAGTTCGGTGAAAATGTATGACAGTGAGGGCAATTACATCAAAGACTTGGTTCCTTCTGGCTCTGCAAACTTGAAAAACCCCAATGCAGTAATTATCAGAGATCCAACGTCAGTTGCTATTGAAGAGGTGGATTTTGCAGCCAATTTTGTGACTCCTACTGTTGGAACCAACTTCAATTTCATCTCCCAAAACTCATTGAATTTTGATTGGATAGAAGTCTTTAGTACATCGGGTACATTTGTGGAAAGAATAGAAATGAAAAATCATTCGATTTGGAACGCAAGTGAATACGCTGAGGGGCTTTACATTCTCGTAGCAAAACGAGGAAACAAAGTAGTTGCTACACAAAAAGTGCTGGTTCAGCATTAG
- the clpB gene encoding ATP-dependent chaperone ClpB, whose translation MKQDNFTIKALDALQAAQQVAFNGSHPNVDTSHILKGILEVDQDVVPFLLNKMEVNKNILLGKVEETLSKLPKVSGTEKQYTSDAWNKVIMTANQLAQEFGDQYISLEHLFWALLKVGDSTSKLLKDLGIKESNFKAALHELRRGSKITDQHAESSYNALDKYAKNLNQMARSGKLDPVIGRDEEIRRVMQILARRTKNNPILIGHPGVGKTAIAEGIAYRIVNQDVPENLKSKIIYALDMGALMAGAKYRGEFEERLKAVVKEVTESDGTIVLFIDEIHTLIGAGASEGSMDAANILKPALARGELRAVGATTLDEYQKHFEKDKALVRRFQPVVIDEPTLEDSIAILRGLKERYENHHKVRIQDDAIIAAVTLSDRYITERHLPDKAIDLIDEAAARLRIEIDSMPEELDKKERELMQLEIAREAIKRESNDAKLDSINERIANVSEERNRLKAKWQSEKVLIDNIQTQKKAIEDFKIQAQQFERMGDYTKVAEIRYGKIQAAEKEIQALEAKLEDLGEGRMLREEIDAEAIAAVVSKWTGVPVTRMMEGERDKLIKLEGQLAKRVVGQEEAIQSVAEAIRRSRAGFQDPNRPIGSFLFLGTTGVGKTELSKALAEFMFDDEHLMTRIDMSEFQERHAVSRLIGSPPGYVGYEEGGQLTEAVRRKPYSVILLDEIEKAHPDVFNILLQVLDEGHLTDNKGRTANFKNTIVIMTSNIGSDIIQRNFEGIQPEQLEEAAETTKAEVMQRLKQTVRPEFLNRIDDILMFHPLMMPQIRNIVQLQLKKVTALAAKNGLQIEFTNEAIDWIAKEGYEPQFGARPIKRVIQKYVVNELSMRVLKGDVNREGKVLIDAFEGEGLVFRNVTDAVLV comes from the coding sequence ATGAAACAAGACAATTTCACCATCAAAGCATTGGATGCGCTACAAGCGGCACAACAAGTCGCCTTCAATGGTAGTCATCCCAACGTTGATACCTCCCACATTCTCAAAGGAATATTGGAAGTCGACCAAGATGTTGTTCCGTTTTTGCTGAACAAAATGGAGGTTAACAAAAACATTTTGTTGGGAAAAGTAGAAGAAACACTGAGTAAATTGCCGAAAGTAAGCGGAACAGAGAAACAATATACTTCTGACGCTTGGAACAAAGTCATTATGACTGCCAATCAACTGGCGCAAGAGTTTGGTGATCAATACATTTCCTTGGAGCATTTGTTTTGGGCTTTATTGAAAGTAGGCGATTCTACTTCAAAGCTATTGAAGGATTTGGGCATCAAGGAAAGCAACTTCAAAGCGGCATTACACGAACTCCGCAGAGGCTCAAAAATCACCGATCAACACGCCGAAAGCAGCTACAATGCGCTCGATAAATACGCCAAAAACTTGAATCAAATGGCTCGTTCGGGTAAACTCGATCCTGTGATTGGACGAGATGAGGAGATTCGGAGAGTGATGCAAATTTTGGCGAGGCGCACCAAAAACAACCCGATTTTGATTGGACATCCTGGGGTGGGTAAAACAGCGATTGCAGAAGGTATCGCCTATCGAATTGTTAACCAAGATGTTCCCGAAAATTTGAAGTCCAAAATCATTTATGCACTCGACATGGGCGCATTGATGGCAGGTGCAAAATACCGAGGCGAATTTGAAGAACGATTGAAGGCTGTCGTGAAGGAAGTCACCGAATCGGACGGAACCATCGTATTGTTCATTGACGAGATTCACACACTCATTGGCGCAGGCGCATCGGAAGGTTCGATGGATGCTGCCAATATTTTGAAGCCCGCATTGGCGAGGGGTGAACTAAGAGCAGTTGGAGCAACGACTTTGGACGAATACCAAAAGCATTTTGAAAAAGACAAGGCCTTGGTAAGGCGTTTTCAGCCTGTTGTGATTGACGAGCCGACTTTGGAGGACAGCATTGCGATTCTTCGAGGATTGAAGGAACGCTATGAGAATCACCATAAAGTGCGGATTCAAGATGATGCTATCATTGCAGCCGTCACGCTTTCTGACCGCTATATTACCGAGCGACATTTGCCAGACAAGGCGATTGACTTGATTGACGAAGCAGCAGCCCGTTTGCGGATTGAGATTGACTCCATGCCCGAAGAATTGGACAAAAAAGAGCGTGAATTGATGCAATTGGAAATTGCAAGAGAAGCGATTAAGCGGGAAAGCAACGATGCCAAATTGGATTCTATCAATGAGCGTATCGCCAATGTGAGCGAAGAACGCAACCGATTGAAGGCAAAATGGCAGAGCGAAAAGGTGTTGATTGACAACATTCAAACCCAAAAGAAAGCCATTGAAGACTTCAAAATCCAAGCGCAGCAGTTTGAGCGAATGGGCGACTATACGAAAGTAGCCGAGATTCGATACGGCAAAATCCAAGCTGCGGAGAAAGAAATTCAAGCTTTGGAAGCAAAATTGGAAGATTTGGGAGAAGGTCGAATGTTGAGGGAGGAAATTGATGCAGAAGCAATTGCAGCCGTTGTATCGAAGTGGACAGGTGTTCCCGTCACTCGAATGATGGAGGGTGAACGTGACAAATTGATTAAACTTGAAGGACAACTGGCAAAACGTGTAGTCGGGCAAGAGGAAGCAATTCAGTCTGTGGCAGAAGCGATTCGCAGAAGCCGTGCGGGTTTTCAAGACCCAAATCGTCCGATTGGTAGCTTTTTGTTTTTGGGAACTACGGGTGTGGGAAAAACGGAATTGTCGAAGGCTTTGGCGGAGTTTATGTTTGACGACGAACATTTGATGACCCGAATTGATATGTCGGAATTTCAGGAACGCCATGCCGTTTCTCGTTTGATTGGTTCGCCTCCAGGTTATGTGGGCTATGAAGAAGGCGGTCAATTGACTGAAGCTGTGCGCCGCAAACCTTATTCGGTGATTCTATTGGATGAAATTGAAAAAGCGCATCCTGATGTCTTCAATATTTTGCTGCAAGTCCTAGACGAAGGGCATTTGACCGACAACAAGGGTAGAACGGCTAACTTCAAAAATACAATTGTGATCATGACCTCGAACATCGGTTCGGACATCATCCAACGCAATTTTGAAGGTATCCAACCTGAACAATTGGAGGAGGCTGCCGAAACAACTAAAGCGGAGGTGATGCAACGATTGAAACAAACGGTTCGCCCTGAGTTTTTGAACCGCATTGACGATATTTTGATGTTTCATCCATTGATGATGCCTCAAATTCGCAACATCGTCCAGCTTCAATTGAAGAAAGTGACGGCTTTGGCGGCTAAGAATGGTTTGCAGATTGAGTTCACCAATGAGGCGATTGATTGGATTGCCAAAGAGGGGTATGAGCCGCAGTTTGGCGCACGTCCGATTAAGCGAGTGATTCAAAAGTATGTGGTCAATGAGTTGAGTATGCGGGTATTGAAGGGGGATGTAAATAGAGAAGGTAAAGTCCTGATTGATGCTTTTGAAGGAGAAGGCTTGGTGTTTCGGAATGTGACAGATGCCGTTTTGGTTTGA
- a CDS encoding MarR family transcriptional regulator, with amino-acid sequence MSLQEEIKQSSFRNERQKGIINIVYTYNWVRNRLKEFIKPYGITMQQYNVLRILNGQTEAISTAEIRERMLDNMSDASRIVDRLYKKNLVKRTQCPDDRRLVDVNISELGQKLLQQIDRKTAEMDGILKGLEENEIILLNELLDKVRI; translated from the coding sequence ATGAGTTTACAAGAGGAAATCAAACAATCATCGTTTAGAAATGAACGACAAAAAGGAATCATCAACATTGTTTATACCTATAATTGGGTGCGAAATCGTTTGAAGGAATTTATTAAACCTTATGGCATTACGATGCAGCAATACAATGTTTTACGTATTCTGAATGGGCAAACTGAGGCTATTTCTACTGCCGAAATCCGAGAACGAATGTTAGACAATATGTCAGATGCTTCTCGAATTGTGGATAGATTGTATAAAAAAAACTTGGTGAAACGGACACAATGCCCTGATGATAGGCGTTTGGTGGATGTGAATATTTCGGAATTGGGCCAAAAACTGCTTCAACAAATTGATCGAAAAACGGCTGAAATGGATGGTATATTGAAGGGCTTAGAAGAAAATGAAATAATTTTATTGAATGAATTGTTGGATAAGGTGAGGATATAA
- a CDS encoding SDR family oxidoreductase → MFQNDLFKDKIALVTGGRSGIGYAIAKMMLQLGAKVTICSRKEGALKKSAEELQAFGECDFKACDIRQEEDIKALAAHIKEQHGRLDILVNNAGGQFPALAEYINNKGWNAVINNNLNGTFFMTRQMATSFFIPQKKGNIINITANVLRGFPGMAHTGAARAGVENLTKTLAVEWSEYNIRINCVAPGTIESSGLATYPKPVQDMFEEAREAVPLKRFGTVEDVANTVCFLASPLASYITGICLYVDGAQHLNSDVMGLPKVFKKMMGK, encoded by the coding sequence ATGTTTCAAAACGATTTATTCAAAGACAAAATAGCCCTTGTAACGGGAGGACGCAGTGGCATCGGTTATGCAATTGCAAAAATGATGCTGCAATTGGGCGCAAAAGTGACGATATGTTCCCGCAAAGAGGGCGCATTGAAGAAGTCGGCGGAGGAATTGCAGGCGTTTGGGGAATGTGACTTCAAGGCTTGCGATATTCGACAGGAGGAGGACATCAAAGCCCTTGCAGCACACATCAAAGAGCAGCATGGACGATTGGATATTTTGGTGAACAATGCAGGGGGACAGTTTCCTGCTTTGGCAGAATACATCAACAATAAGGGCTGGAATGCGGTGATTAACAACAATTTGAACGGCACATTTTTTATGACCCGTCAAATGGCTACTTCCTTTTTCATTCCTCAAAAAAAGGGCAACATCATCAACATTACCGCCAATGTGTTGCGGGGTTTTCCAGGGATGGCGCATACAGGAGCTGCAAGGGCTGGAGTCGAGAATTTGACCAAAACGCTTGCCGTTGAATGGAGTGAATACAACATCCGTATCAATTGTGTGGCTCCTGGCACGATTGAGTCTTCGGGTTTGGCGACCTATCCCAAACCTGTTCAAGATATGTTTGAAGAAGCTCGTGAAGCTGTGCCTTTGAAGCGTTTCGGAACGGTGGAAGATGTGGCGAATACGGTTTGTTTTTTGGCAAGTCCTTTGGCGAGTTACATCACTGGGATTTGTTTGTATGTGGATGGGGCGCAACATTTGAATTCGGATGTGATGGGATTGCCGAAGGTGTTTAAGAAGATGATGGGGAAGTAG
- a CDS encoding NADAR family protein, with the protein MFLEEKDDVILIRFENQIEKQILERIINNNNQLIFQLQKDKEGICLTKLGQANHVCNVPINVLYSNEDFSVKLISNLAHTPFRLNDKKYESVEGFWQSLKFQQENDKNEIAKLHGKEAKKTGSRQNYHKNIYFERKRIKTGSSEHWNLMEKACRAKFSQHIEAQQALVNTGNRPLYHRPSKDSTTIPGAIMAEIWMKIREELLND; encoded by the coding sequence ATGTTTTTAGAAGAAAAAGATGATGTTATTCTAATTCGGTTTGAAAACCAAATCGAAAAACAAATTTTGGAGAGAATCATCAATAATAACAATCAACTGATATTTCAACTACAAAAAGACAAAGAAGGTATTTGTTTGACAAAGCTTGGACAAGCCAATCATGTCTGCAATGTTCCCATAAATGTTTTGTACTCCAATGAAGATTTTAGTGTAAAACTCATTTCCAATTTAGCGCATACACCCTTTAGACTAAATGACAAAAAATATGAGAGTGTTGAGGGGTTTTGGCAAAGTTTGAAGTTTCAACAAGAAAATGACAAAAATGAAATCGCTAAACTACATGGAAAGGAAGCCAAAAAAACAGGCAGTCGTCAAAACTATCACAAAAATATTTACTTTGAAAGAAAACGAATCAAAACAGGTTCGTCTGAACATTGGAATTTAATGGAAAAAGCTTGTCGGGCCAAATTTTCTCAGCATATTGAAGCCCAACAAGCCTTAGTAAATACAGGTAATCGCCCATTGTATCACCGTCCTTCAAAAGATAGTACAACCATTCCAGGTGCAATCATGGCAGAAATTTGGATGAAAATAAGAGAAGAATTGCTAAACGATTGA
- a CDS encoding PaaI family thioesterase translates to MTPSLEQVKYIVEKMIPLHKFLGVEVLEIEKGYVKMRIPFREEVLGNFVHRHWHGGMLSAMLDSAGGMVAGSCYPDVFDRISTIDIRVDYLRPAKDTAIIAEGKALRIGSRTVVTTMQIRQEGGEEVLAEGRGVFHIGQKK, encoded by the coding sequence ATGACTCCAAGTCTTGAACAGGTAAAGTACATAGTAGAAAAAATGATTCCCTTACACAAATTTCTAGGAGTTGAAGTACTGGAAATTGAAAAAGGTTATGTCAAAATGCGTATTCCTTTTCGAGAGGAGGTTTTGGGAAATTTTGTGCATCGACATTGGCATGGAGGAATGTTGTCGGCAATGTTGGATTCGGCGGGTGGAATGGTAGCAGGCAGTTGTTACCCAGATGTTTTTGACCGAATTTCGACGATTGACATTCGAGTGGATTACCTCCGACCTGCAAAAGATACCGCTATCATTGCAGAAGGAAAGGCTCTGAGAATTGGCTCTCGAACGGTGGTGACGACCATGCAAATTCGGCAAGAAGGTGGTGAAGAAGTATTGGCGGAAGGACGCGGGGTTTTTCATATTGGACAAAAGAAGTGA
- a CDS encoding helix-turn-helix transcriptional regulator, giving the protein MKNRLKIERAILDLTQEDLANKIGVSRQTINSIEKNRYVPSTLLALKLSAIFGKTVNELFELEEGD; this is encoded by the coding sequence ATGAAAAACCGCTTGAAAATTGAACGAGCGATTTTGGATTTGACCCAAGAAGATTTGGCTAACAAAATCGGTGTGTCGAGGCAAACGATTAACTCCATCGAAAAAAACCGCTATGTGCCTTCTACTTTGTTGGCATTGAAGCTTTCTGCAATATTTGGGAAGACGGTCAATGAGTTGTTTGAGTTGGAGGAAGGGGATTGA
- a CDS encoding TonB-dependent receptor, protein MKQNLFYFWLMVSLVVSVKAQTTQIMTDSIELQVVEITQSRLQQFHTGQSVQTLDSSILQQSFAQNLADVLEQQSPLFVKTYGLSSLASTNIRGAGSSHTAILWNGFNLQSSMNGILDLSLVPVSTTDNIQIQYGGSSALFGSGAIGGVIHLQNQPTFGQGKSINIAQSLGSFGKHHQSYEVNWSEKKWVSSLQYYHQKATNDFSFTNTTLAAKPSEIQQNAALKQEGILQQNYLRIGGKHQLGLQFWYQTTDRQIPSTMLTAPSKATQSDQFYRTALSWKSVFDNRSIEARMAFLYEDLTYVDSAVNLLSNNHSKAAIAEIEHKWQLSPMLQWQLGFNYTHDYAKTDGYGSIGFSRHRTSMFSALKTHFFAERLKVVLSGRAEMVDSQIFAPIVPALGWEYALNDSFRLNAHFSRNYRLPTFNDLYWEVGGNPNLKAEVAWNQEIGITQRLPIKGIEADILLNVFNSNIKDWILWLPTNKGYYSPSNLQEVWSRGFEGKASVKKQTTNGYWNVNVMYAFTRTTNQKPRYLNDKAVGKQLIYVPLHTVKLGITHSNQYFDIRYFHQLIGKRYTNADNSNSLPIYQLGSIVLAKHCSLGKNKNHPLQLQLKVNNLWNESYQVIAFRAMPLRYWEFGLKIGGKF, encoded by the coding sequence ATGAAACAAAACCTATTTTATTTTTGGCTGATGGTGAGTTTGGTCGTGTCTGTAAAAGCCCAAACGACCCAAATAATGACGGATTCCATTGAACTTCAAGTAGTAGAAATTACCCAATCCCGTTTGCAGCAGTTCCATACAGGTCAATCAGTGCAAACATTGGACTCTTCTATTTTGCAGCAATCCTTTGCCCAAAATCTCGCCGATGTATTAGAACAACAATCCCCCCTTTTTGTCAAAACCTATGGACTCAGCAGTTTGGCAAGCACCAACATAAGAGGCGCAGGTTCGTCGCATACCGCTATTCTGTGGAATGGCTTCAATCTGCAAAGTTCGATGAACGGCATACTCGATTTGTCCTTAGTTCCTGTCAGCACAACCGATAACATCCAAATTCAATATGGTGGCAGCAGTGCCTTATTTGGAAGCGGTGCAATTGGTGGAGTGATTCACCTTCAAAATCAACCCACCTTTGGGCAAGGCAAAAGCATAAACATCGCTCAAAGTTTGGGCAGTTTCGGAAAACACCACCAAAGTTATGAAGTGAATTGGAGTGAAAAAAAATGGGTGTCTTCTCTGCAATATTACCACCAAAAAGCCACCAACGATTTTTCCTTCACCAACACTACTCTTGCTGCAAAACCCAGCGAAATCCAACAAAATGCAGCCTTGAAGCAAGAAGGCATATTGCAGCAAAATTATTTGAGAATTGGGGGGAAACACCAGTTGGGACTCCAATTTTGGTATCAAACAACTGACCGCCAAATCCCTTCAACCATGCTCACAGCCCCTTCAAAGGCTACCCAAAGCGACCAATTTTACCGCACAGCTCTCAGTTGGAAAAGCGTATTTGACAACCGAAGCATTGAAGCTCGAATGGCGTTCCTTTATGAAGACTTGACCTATGTGGATTCTGCTGTCAATCTACTCTCCAACAATCATTCAAAAGCAGCTATTGCCGAAATAGAACACAAGTGGCAGTTGTCACCGATGCTTCAATGGCAATTAGGCTTCAATTATACACACGACTACGCAAAAACAGATGGTTATGGTAGCATTGGATTTAGCCGCCATCGAACCAGTATGTTCAGTGCTTTGAAGACTCATTTTTTTGCAGAACGATTGAAAGTAGTATTGAGTGGTCGGGCAGAAATGGTAGATAGTCAAATATTTGCGCCCATCGTGCCAGCTTTGGGATGGGAGTATGCTTTGAATGACTCTTTTCGTCTAAATGCCCATTTTTCGAGAAATTACCGCCTCCCCACCTTCAATGATTTGTATTGGGAAGTGGGTGGTAATCCCAATTTGAAGGCAGAAGTCGCTTGGAATCAAGAAATTGGAATTACCCAGCGACTGCCCATCAAAGGTATTGAAGCAGATATATTGCTCAATGTCTTCAATAGCAACATCAAAGATTGGATACTTTGGCTGCCGACAAATAAGGGCTATTATAGTCCGAGCAACTTACAGGAAGTTTGGTCAAGGGGTTTTGAAGGGAAAGCAAGTGTGAAAAAACAAACAACGAACGGTTATTGGAATGTTAATGTGATGTATGCTTTTACCCGCACAACCAATCAAAAGCCTAGGTATTTGAATGACAAGGCAGTTGGGAAACAGTTGATTTATGTGCCTTTGCATACCGTAAAATTGGGAATCACCCACTCCAACCAATATTTCGATATTCGTTATTTCCACCAATTGATAGGCAAACGCTACACCAACGCTGACAATTCAAATTCTCTTCCCATTTACCAATTGGGAAGTATTGTATTGGCTAAACATTGCAGTTTGGGAAAAAATAAAAATCATCCGCTACAACTGCAATTGAAGGTAAACAATCTTTGGAATGAAAGCTATCAAGTGATTGCTTTTAGAGCAATGCCTTTGCGGTATTGGGAGTTTGGACTAAAAATTGGAGGTAAATTCTAA